A stretch of the Marasmius oreades isolate 03SP1 chromosome 8, whole genome shotgun sequence genome encodes the following:
- a CDS encoding uncharacterized protein (MEROPS:MER0031565): MEGDLEDLRAVVEYLKKTYGYVIDLIVGHSRGSLVGFRWMCVSEEGRSVSGFVNASARYRMKLIYDSPGAVQWQKTFAEQGFHVWTPVVARKTVKFEIYPEDLERFANWDSSLVWDHFPAATDVLTIHGLSDKAVPPYDAIIYARALGARSPGTHNLHYVEGADHNFSGLQDEIVEVILDWWQKKNSSAPTTGIWMTGTKVKL; this comes from the exons ATGGAAGGTGATTTGGAGGACTTGCGAGCTGTCGTCGAGTACCTGAAGAAAACATATGGTTACGTTATTGATTTAATTGTGGGGCATTCAAGGGGATCTCTGGTTGGCTTCCGCTGGATGTGTGTTTCCGAAGAAGGGAGAAGCGTTTCCGGGTTCGTCAATGCATCTGCTCGATATAGAATGAAG CTCATATATG ACTCACCCGGTGCTGTCCAATGGCAAAAGACTTTTGCGGAGCAGGGTTTTCACGTATGGACGCCGGTAGTTGCTCGAAAAACTGTCAAGTTCGAGATCTATCCCGAAGATTTGGAGAGATTTGCGAATTGGGATTCGTCACTTGTATGGGATCACTTTCCTGCGGCCACTGATGTCCTCACTATACATGGACTGTCTGATAAAGCTGTTCCCCC GTACGACGCGATCATCTATGCGCGCGCCCTCGGTGCGCGTTCACCTGGGACCCATAATCTACATTATGTCGAAGGTGCAGATCATAATTTTTCCGGGCTTCAAGACGAAATTGTCGAGGTCATTCTGGACTGGTGGCAAAAGAAGAATTCGAGCGCACCCACGACGGGAATCTGGATGACAGGAACCAAGGTCAAGCTGTGA
- a CDS encoding uncharacterized protein (MEROPS:MER0036036), protein MSQRSSTRLEIPHPNEPGCHIIGILEQISRPDVQNKKIALILHGSAGHKDYLFLKRLAMRLPMDSFRFDFRGNHETLGKWNQGGMEGDLEDLRAVVEYLKKTYGYVIDLIVGHSRGSLVGFRWMCVSEEGRSVSGFVNASARYRMKLIYDSPGAVQWQKTFAEQGFHVWTPVVARKTVKFEIYPEDLERFANWDSSLVWDHFPAATDVLTIHGLSDKAVPP, encoded by the exons ATGTCCCAACGTTCATCTACACGGCTCGAGATTCCGCATCCTAACGAACCAGGCTGTCATATAATTGGAATTCTAGAGCAGATTTCTCGACCGGACGTGCAGAATAAAAAAATCGCCCTC ATCCTCCATGGAAGCGCTGG ACACAAGGattatctctttctcaagcGGTTGGCTATGCGGTTACCTATGGACTCGTTCCGGTTTGACTTTCG TGGCAATCATGAGACTCTCGGTAAATGGAACCAGGGTGGCATGGAAGGTGATTTGGAGGACTTGCGAGCTGTCGTCGAGTACCTGAAGAAAACATATGGTTACGTTATTGATTTAATTGTGGGGCATTCAAGGGGATCTCTGGTTGGCTTCCGCTGGATGTGTGTTTCCGAAGAAGGGAGAAGCGTTTCCGGGTTCGTCAATGCATCTGCTCGATATAGAATGAAG CTCATATATG ACTCACCCGGTGCTGTCCAATGGCAAAAGACTTTTGCGGAGCAGGGTTTTCACGTATGGACGCCGGTAGTTGCTCGAAAAACTGTCAAGTTCGAGATCTATCCCGAAGATTTGGAGAGATTTGCGAATTGGGATTCGTCACTTGTATGGGATCACTTTCCTGCGGCCACTGATGTCCTCACTATACATGGACTGTCTGATAAAGCTGTTCCCCCGTGA
- a CDS encoding uncharacterized protein (MEROPS:MER0031565): protein MSQRSSTRLEIPHPNEPGCHIIGILEQISRPDVQNKKIALILHGSAGHKDYLFLKRLAMRLPMDSFRFDFRGNHETLGKWNQGGMEGDLEDLRAVVEYLKKTYGYVIDLIVGHSRGSLVGFRWMCVSEEGRSVSGFVNASARYRMKLIYDSPGAVQWQKTFAEQGFHVWTPVVARKTVKFEIYPEDLERFANWDSSLVWDHFPAATDVLTIHGLSDKAVPPYDAIIYARALGARSPGTHNLHYVEGADHNFSGLQDEIVEVILDWWQKKNSSAPTTGIWMTGTKVKL from the exons ATGTCCCAACGTTCATCTACACGGCTCGAGATTCCGCATCCTAACGAACCAGGCTGTCATATAATTGGAATTCTAGAGCAGATTTCTCGACCGGACGTGCAGAATAAAAAAATCGCCCTC ATCCTCCATGGAAGCGCTGG ACACAAGGattatctctttctcaagcGGTTGGCTATGCGGTTACCTATGGACTCGTTCCGGTTTGACTTTCG TGGCAATCATGAGACTCTCGGTAAATGGAACCAGGGTGGCATGGAAGGTGATTTGGAGGACTTGCGAGCTGTCGTCGAGTACCTGAAGAAAACATATGGTTACGTTATTGATTTAATTGTGGGGCATTCAAGGGGATCTCTGGTTGGCTTCCGCTGGATGTGTGTTTCCGAAGAAGGGAGAAGCGTTTCCGGGTTCGTCAATGCATCTGCTCGATATAGAATGAAG CTCATATATG ACTCACCCGGTGCTGTCCAATGGCAAAAGACTTTTGCGGAGCAGGGTTTTCACGTATGGACGCCGGTAGTTGCTCGAAAAACTGTCAAGTTCGAGATCTATCCCGAAGATTTGGAGAGATTTGCGAATTGGGATTCGTCACTTGTATGGGATCACTTTCCTGCGGCCACTGATGTCCTCACTATACATGGACTGTCTGATAAAGCTGTTCCCCC GTACGACGCGATCATCTATGCGCGCGCCCTCGGTGCGCGTTCACCTGGGACCCATAATCTACATTATGTCGAAGGTGCAGATCATAATTTTTCCGGGCTTCAAGACGAAATTGTCGAGGTCATTCTGGACTGGTGGCAAAAGAAGAATTCGAGCGCACCCACGACGGGAATCTGGATGACAGGAACCAAGGTCAAGCTGTGA